A portion of the Edaphobacter lichenicola genome contains these proteins:
- the yihA gene encoding ribosome biogenesis GTP-binding protein YihA/YsxC, with protein MRLNPVFLLSATDVAHFPSEGKTYGAPEVAFLGRSNVGKSSLINSLLGSREAKVSSTPGRTRAINFFALHEGAGDKMKVRPTLIFADLPGYGYAKISKSISAEWPSFIEPYLAERETLALCICLVDTNIPPQENDTQLITYFKQTQRPYLVVGTKADRLSNNQLAKSIAALKKAHEVEEILPVSAKTDAGTKMLWTKMMEVAE; from the coding sequence ATGCGGCTGAATCCTGTTTTCTTGTTGTCTGCGACCGATGTGGCGCACTTCCCTTCTGAAGGCAAGACCTATGGCGCCCCTGAGGTTGCATTTCTGGGACGCTCGAATGTGGGCAAGTCTTCGTTAATCAACTCGTTGCTGGGGTCACGGGAGGCAAAGGTTTCTTCGACGCCGGGACGAACGCGGGCGATTAATTTCTTTGCGCTACATGAGGGTGCGGGCGACAAGATGAAGGTGCGGCCTACGTTGATCTTTGCCGATTTGCCGGGGTATGGTTACGCGAAGATCTCGAAGTCGATCTCGGCGGAGTGGCCTTCTTTTATTGAACCTTATCTTGCGGAACGGGAGACGCTGGCGCTTTGTATCTGCCTGGTGGATACGAATATTCCGCCGCAGGAAAATGATACTCAATTGATTACATATTTTAAACAGACGCAGCGGCCTTACCTGGTTGTGGGGACCAAGGCGGATCGGCTGTCGAATAATCAGTTGGCGAAGTCTATTGCTGCTTTGAAAAAGGCGCACGAGGTTGAGGAAATTCTTCCGGTTTCGGCTAAGACGGATGCCGGGACGAAGATGCTTTGGACGAAGATGATGGAAGTGG